A single window of Myxocyprinus asiaticus isolate MX2 ecotype Aquarium Trade chromosome 48, UBuf_Myxa_2, whole genome shotgun sequence DNA harbors:
- the LOC127437170 gene encoding fatty acyl-CoA reductase 1-like: protein MVTIPEYYEGKNVLITGATGFMGKVLLEKLLRSCPGVKAAYVLVRPKAGQAPGARIADMINCKLFDRLREEQPDFAEKIVAVNSDLTQPDLDLSTEDQETLMGCINIVFHCAATIRFNEPLKDAMQLNVLATQKMVSLAHKMKHLEVLIHVSTAYAHCDRELIEEVVYPPPVDYRKLIDTLEWMDDKLVSLMTPKLLGERPNTYTYTKALAEQLVQQECGNINVAIVRPSIVGASWKEPFPGWIDNFNGPSGIFIAAGKGILRTMRASNNAVADLVPVDVVINTTLAAAWYSGSQRHTRPRSMLVYNCTTGGINPFHWGEVEYHVISTFKRNPLEQAIRRPNVNLTSNHLINQYWIAVSHKAPAFLYDLILRMTGREPRMMKTITRLHKAMMVLEYFTSHSWVWNTDNVTMLMNQMGSEDKKAFNFDVRQLHWAEYMENYCMGTKKYVLNEELSGLPAARKHLNKLRNIRYTFNTILVILIWRIFIARSQMARNIWYFVVSLCFKFVSYFRASSTMKY, encoded by the exons ATGGTCACCATTCCAGAGTACTATGAAGGAAAAAATGTGCTCATCACAGGGGCCACAGGCTTTATGGGGAAAGTACTGCTGGAGAAGTTGCTACGCTCCTGTCCCGGCGTCAAAGCTGCCTATGTGCTCGTCAGGCCCAAAGCAGGACAGGCTCCTGGCGCCCGTATTGCTGACATGATCAATTGCAAG CTTTTCGACAGACTCCGGGAGGAGCAGCCTGACTTTGCAGAGAAGATCGTGGCAGTTAACAGCGACTTGACTCAGCCAGATCTGGACCTGAGCACAGAAGACCAAGAGACCCTCATGGGCTGTATAAACATAGTGTTTCACTGTGCTGCCACTATTCGCTTCAATGAGCCGCTGAA AGATGCCATGCAGTTGAATGTGCTGGCCACGCAGAAGATGGTAAGCTTGGCCCACAAAATGAAGCATCTGGAGGTATTAATCCACGTGTCCACAGCCTACGCCCACTGTGACAGAGAGCTCATCGAAGAGGTGGTCTATCCACCACCTGTCGATTACAGAAAGCTCATAGACACACTTGA GTGGATGGACGACAAGCTTGTCTCTTTAATGACACCAAAGCTTTTAGGTGAGCGGCCTAACACATACACGTACACTAAAGCCTTGGCAGAACAGCTCGTCCAACAGGAGTGTGGGAACATTAATGTCGCCATTGTCAGGCCCTCTATAGTAGGAGCCAGCTGGAAAGAACCGTTCCCT GGCTGGATTGATAATTTCAATGGGCCCAGTGGAATATTCATTGCT gcAGGAAAAGGGATTCTGCGAACAATGAGGGCTTCAAATAACGCTGTCGCTGACCTCGTGCCAGTGGATGTAGTCATAAACACAACTTTGGCCGCTGCCTGGTATTCCGGATCCCAGAGGCATACCAG GCCGAGAAGTATGTTGGTGTACAACTGCACAACAGGAGGGATCAATCCATTTCATTGGGGTGAAGTCG AGTACCATGTTATATCCACTTTCAAGAGGAACCCACTCGAGCAGGCCATCAGGCGGCCCAATGTAAATCTCACATCCAATCACCTTATCAATCAGTATTGGATTGCTGTAAGCCACAAGGCACCAGCATTCCTATATGATCTCATCCTCAGGATGACCGGAAGAGAACCCAG GATGATGAAGACAATCACTCGGTTGCACAAGGCCATGATGGTGTTGGAATACTTCACGAGCCACTCGTGGGTGTGGAACACTGACAACGTCACCATGCTCATGAACCAGATGGGCTCTGAGGACAAgaag GCATTTAACTTTGACGTCAGGCAGTTACATTGGGCAGAATACATGGAGAATTACTGCATGGGCACTAAGAAGTATGTTCTCAATGAAGAGCTGTCTGGACTTCCTGCAGCACGCAAACACTTGAACAA GCTGCGGAACATTCGCTACACATTCAACACCATCTTGGTCATTTTGATCTGGCGCATCTTCATCGCCCGTTCGCAGATGGCCAGAAACATCTGGTACTTTGTCGTCAGCTTGTGCTTCAAGTTCGTCTCCTATTTCAGAGCCTCCAGCACCATGAAATACTGA